The Mauremys mutica isolate MM-2020 ecotype Southern chromosome 1, ASM2049712v1, whole genome shotgun sequence genome has a segment encoding these proteins:
- the LOC123353955 gene encoding C3a anaphylatoxin chemotactic receptor-like, which translates to MYLKTMSLLPRSNSTYMPSDGATLQYAPEIIGSLIIFILTFILGLLGNGLVIWVAGLKMKRTVNTVWFLHLAIADFLCCMSLPFSIIHLILHEYWPYGHFLCKVIPSAIILNMFASVFLLTAISIDRCLMVMKPVWCQNHRNVRLATVMCSCIWLLAFIMCCPAFLYRETIKAESGKTVCCYQFGDNRDYGDYMHNGNDSAMSSGISQDEYSGGLSSTDNPGTFYNDTILFGNLNDYFNISRPTTLLTISITRIVFGFLLPFSIMAVCYILIVIKMRRAQFTKPRGKTLRVILVVVVAFFVCWAPFHAVGALSLLAMPGTGFREAVTLWDHLSTALAYANNCINPLLYVFVGRDFRQKARQSVQGILEGVFSEEITRSTSYSRDRTKTAADRDISSNTL; encoded by the coding sequence TATCTAAAGACTATGTCTCTGCTCCCGCGGAGTAACAGCACATACATGCCAAGTGATGGTGCCACACTACAGTATGCACCAGAAATCATTGGTTCCTTAATTATCTTCATTCTCACCTTTATCCTGGGCCTCCTGGGCAATGGCTTGGTGATCTGGGTGGCTGGCCTGAAAATGAAGCGGACCGTGAACACTGTGTGGTTCCTGCACCTTGCCATCGCCGACTTCCTGTGCTGCATGTCTCTGCCATTCTCCATCATTCACCTGATCCTCCATGAGTACTGGCCATATGGCCACTTCCTCTGCAAGGTTATCCCATCAGCCATCATCCTCAACATGTTTGCCAGCGTCTTCCTCCTCACTGCCATCAGCATTGACCGGTGCCTGATGGTGATGAAGCCAGTTTGGTGTCAAAACCACCGTAACGTGAGGCTTGCAACAGTAATGTGCAGTTGTATCTGGCTCTTGGCCTTCATTATGTGTTGTCCTGCATTCCTCTACCGTGAGACCATCAAAGCTGAATCTGGCAAAACTGTGTGCTGTTATCAGTTTGGAGATAATAGGGATTATGGGGATTATATGCATAATGGGAATGATTCAGCCATGAGCTCTGGCATATCCCAAGATGAATATTCTGGTGGTTTGTCCAGCACTGATAATCCTGGCACCTTTTACAATGATACTATCTTATTCGGAAACTTGAATGATTACTTCAACATCAGTCGGCCAACCACCCTACTGACCATCAGTATTACCAGGATTGTCTTtggcttcctccttccctttaGCATAATGGCAGTTTGCTACATCCTTATAGTCATCAAGATGCGTAGAGCCCAATTTACCAAACCCCGTGGTAAGACCCTGCGAGTGATCCTGGTTGTAGTGGTTGCCTTCTTTGTCTGTTGGGCTCCATTCCATGCAGTTGGGGCACTGTCTCTCCTAGCTATGCCAGGCACTGGATTTAGGGAGGCAGTGACACTGTGGGACCACCTCTCTACAGCACTGGCCTATGCAAACAACTGCATCAACCCTTTGCTCTATGTATTTGTGGGGCGGGACTTCAGGCAGAAGGCACGCCAATCAGTGCAGGGCATCTTGGAGGGCGTCTTCAGCGAGGAAATTACACGCTCCACTTCCTACTCACGGGACAGGACCAAGACTGCAGCAGACAGAGATATCAGCAGCAACACCCTCTAA